Proteins encoded within one genomic window of Thunnus maccoyii chromosome 22, fThuMac1.1, whole genome shotgun sequence:
- the LOC121889708 gene encoding low affinity immunoglobulin gamma Fc region receptor III-like → MMEETSLLLLLFVSSLLCCTTNQAHLTVSPSSSQMFTGKFVSLSCEEDDSSAGWTLRRNTTRETRAECGVKWGRSAGSSCNISLTAPWDSGVYWCESREGATSNSINITVTGGSVILQSPVLPVMEGDDVTLHCKTKTSNLPADFYKDGSLIRTEPAGHMTIHHVSKSDEGLYKCNISSHGESPPSWITVTDKLTTTSQPIPPSWITVTATAPAPVCVTLPIGYVAPPLVFRLAYHLVVFSPYFISTLLMMSLYRHRTTGYDISMATPLPNQAAEGLAEEYDDIMEVTTEHHF, encoded by the exons ATGATGGAGGAAACAtctctactgctgctgctct TTGTGAGTTCACTGCTGTGCTGCACAACAAACCAAG cTCACCTGACTGTGAGTCCCAGCAGCTCTCAGATGTTTACAGGAAAGTTTGTCTCTCTGAGCTGTGAGGAGGACGACAGCTCTGCGGGATGGACGCTGAGGAGGAACACAACCAGAGAAACAAGAGCTGAGTGTGGCGTTAAATGGGGAAGGTCAGCTGGTTCCTCCTGTAACATCAGTCTAACAGCCCCCTGGGACAGTGGAGTTTACTGGTGTGAGTCCAGAGAGGGAGCAACCAGTAACAGCATCAACATCACTGTCACTG GTGGATCAGTGATCCTGCAGAGTCCTGTCCTccctgtgatggagggagatgatGTCACTCTGCACTGTAAGACAAAGACCTCCAACCTCCCAGCTGATTTCTATAAAGATGGCTCCCTCATCAGGACTGAGcctgcaggtcacatgaccatcCACCATGTTTCCAAGTCTGATGAAGGCCTCTACAAGTGTAACATCAGCAGTCATGGAGAGTCTCCACCCAGCTGGATCACTGTCACAG ATAAACTCACCACTACATCTCAACCTATACCACCCAGCTGGATCACTGTCACAG CCACAGCCCCAGCCCCTGTATGTGTAACCCTGCCCATTGGATATGTAGCCCCGCCCCTTGTGTTCAGACTGGCCTATCACCTAGTGGTGTTCTCTCCGTACTTCATCTCCACTCTCCTCATGATGTCTTTATATCGACACAGGACCACAG GATATGAcatctccatggcaacaccCCTACCCAACCAGGCTGCAGAGGGATTGGCTGAGGaatatgatgacatcatggAGGTCACCACCGAGCATCACTTCTGA
- the LOC121889656 gene encoding zinc finger protein basonuclin-2-like, whose protein sequence is MRMTPDTEESIRCTLSGCSCVCFKPGSVQLRSCDRCGHSWVAHAMEKLHAQPPSSCGPVEVALPGLVFDLSSLVLYGAQAIPVRLKILLDRLYSILTPEQVSHILHTLGWSLGDYVRGYMLQYPSGKVLDRWLMVTPDEELLILKQFLRFGETRPIVELMTLQCLAAVSHLSDPELNPTTKRCQSNISTFIEQSSRMPGMVRNARGESRLVAGVYHFKKNNPADHNGTVHHFENFPDGLSLLLPFHFPNSAYHCFAPPTKDLVSPSKLTQCLQRPSGAQLADRHRQDRGRGGQENDPILQKAKGEPAFKIKTDPDKPNPARTLWHQIPRFHIDQELDVHRGMAKQENTSPLSPSLNSSLIPTSSSSLHRSISSSSSSPPKISQKLHGSSSSSLHP, encoded by the exons ATGAGGATGACTCCAGACACAGAGGAG TCTATCAGGTGTACACTGTCcggctgcagctgtgtgtgttttaaaccaGGAAGTGTTCAACTCAGGTCATGTGATCGCTGCGGACACAGCTGGGTGGCGCACG CCATGGAGAAGCTCCATGCCCAGCCTCCCTCCAGCTGCGGCCCAGTAGAGGTGGCTCTTCCTGGGCTGGTGTTCGACTTGAGCTCCCTGGTCCTGTACGGAGCTCAGGCCATTCCTGTGCGGCTGAAGATACTGCTGGACCGCCTCTACAGCATCCTGACCCCAGAACAG GTCAGCCACATACTGCACACTCTGGGCTGGAGTTTGGGGGATTATGTTAGAGGATACATGCTGCAG taTCCCAGTGGGAAAGTGTTGGATCGCTGGTTAATGGTGACTCCTGATGAAGAGCTGCTCATCCTCAAACAGTTCCTTCGCTTCGGCGAGACGCGCCCCATCGTCGAGTTGATGACACTTCAATGCCTGGCAGCTGTCAGTCACCTCTCTGATCCAGAGCTAAACCCCACCACAAAGAGATGCCAGTCAAACATCAGCACGTTCATCgagcagagcagcagaatgCCAGGAATGGTTAGAAACGCAAGAGGAGAGTCGCGTTTGGTGGCCGGCGTCTACCATTTCAAGAAAAACAATCCAGCTGACCACAACGGCACTGTCCACCATTTTGAAAACTTTCCGGATGGACTGTCTTTGCTTCTCCCGTTCCACTTTCCAAACTCTGCCTATCATTGTTTTGCCCCTCCCACCAAG gaCCTCGTTTCTCCCAGTAAGTTAACACAGTGTCTACAGAGGCCCAGTGGGGCCCAACTGGCCGACAGACACAGgcaggacagaggaagaggagggcagGAGAATGATCCAATTTTGCAGAAAGCCAAAGGTGAACCAGCTTTCAAAATCAAGACGGACCCCGACAAACCAAACCCGGCCCGGACGCTATGGCATCAGATCCCCCGGTTCCACATCGACCAGGAGCTTGATGTTCACAGGGGCATGGCCAAACAGGAGAACACTTCTCCACTCTCTCCTTCCTTAAACTCCTCACTCATccctacttcttcttcttcactccATCGATccatctcctcttcttcatcgTCTCCTCCAAAGATTTCCCAGAAGTTGCAcggctcctcttcctcctctctccatcct
- the LOC121889719 gene encoding uncharacterized protein LOC121889719, with product MVFSSLRSRNRHSANPNPRLHTGASRDTHTHRNTHSDPHMSIHTETKIHDKNKHTRMCSEKEIRNTRWQQDDDSHTLIHAHTPRDGLNSRTNPRHGCRQDTLPQVDSPAPSPHPLSQTLSQEANQDFPLSDLHPQALPPPLLPAHSASSLGSPPSLAPLVVPAPEETERCQDLLALHTNQTPLSPLRGPTPITMTTCNSQSVSSDYGVTKGKCERTCISPLTNQQRWWQSGDPTPKKKPRKSSMPVKIEREKVEGRRNEEEEECFVAFSSA from the coding sequence ATGGTCTTCAGCTCGCTGCGCAGCCGCAACCGACACAGCGCCAACCCAAACCCACGGCTACACACGGGTgccagcagagacacacacacccacagaaacacacactctgaccCACACATGAGCATACACACTGAGACAAAGATACATGATAAGAACAAACACACGCGTATGTGCAGCGAAAAAGAGATCAGAAACACACGTTGGCAACAGGATGatgattcacacacactcattcacgCACACACCCCGAGGGATGGGTTAAACAGTCGCACAAACCCCCGACATGGCTGCCGGCAAGACACACTCCCTCAAGTCGACTCCCctgctccttctcctcaccCTCTATCCCAGACTCTGAGCCAAGAAGCCAACCAGGACTTCCCCCTGAGTGACCTGCACCCCCAGgccctgcctcctcctctcctcccagcTCACAGTGCCTCCTCCCTGGGCTCACCTCCCTCGCTCGCCCCTTTGGTGGTTCCTGCACCGGAGGAAACCGAACGCTGCCAAGACCTGCTCGCCCTCCACACAAACCAAACTCCACTGTCTCCCCTCCGTGGCCCCACCCCTATCACCATGACAACCTGCAACAGCCAATCTGTGTCCTCTGATTATGGTGTTACAAAAGGAAAATGCGAACGGACTTGTATCAGCCCGCTGACCAATCAGCAGCGATGGTGGCAGTCAGGTGACCCCACACCAAAGAAGAAGCCCAGAAAGTCGAGCATGCCGGtgaagatagagagagagaaggtggaggggaggagaaatgaggaagaggaggagtgtTTTGTTGCTTTCAGTTCAGCATAA